The Burkholderia pyrrocinia genome has a segment encoding these proteins:
- a CDS encoding AraC family transcriptional regulator — protein MSFQPLFADAGDRVQRRMIELHTRLAPNEGDTLAALDGVRFIRVSRPVPRMPVLYEPSIIVVCQGRKLGYLGDRSFVYDAQQYLVLSVPLPFECETFASMDEPFLAISIRVDLAVIAELAILLDETLGAAASEPLGVYSTPLDAPLADAVVRLLEALASPHDTRVLGPAIMREIAYRVLTGAQGDAIRAALVQQHHFGRIAKALRRIHAELKADLDVETLAREAGMSLAVFHAQFKHVTATSPMQYVKAARLHQARLMMVQDGVGAGTAAARVGYASASQFSREFKRLFGRSPGDEVRWMRETGSRPAGATSAKPAAADVGA, from the coding sequence ATGAGCTTCCAGCCCCTTTTTGCCGATGCGGGCGACCGTGTGCAGCGCCGCATGATCGAGCTGCACACGCGCCTCGCGCCGAACGAGGGCGACACGCTGGCGGCGCTCGACGGCGTGCGCTTCATCCGCGTGAGCCGTCCCGTGCCGCGCATGCCCGTGCTGTACGAACCGAGCATCATCGTCGTGTGCCAGGGGCGCAAGCTCGGTTATCTCGGCGACCGTTCGTTCGTCTACGACGCGCAGCAGTATCTCGTGCTGTCGGTGCCGCTGCCGTTCGAATGCGAGACTTTCGCGAGCATGGACGAGCCGTTTCTCGCGATCTCGATCCGCGTCGATCTCGCGGTGATCGCCGAGCTCGCGATCCTGCTCGACGAGACGCTCGGCGCGGCCGCCAGCGAGCCGCTCGGCGTCTATTCGACGCCGCTCGACGCGCCGCTGGCCGACGCGGTCGTGCGGCTGCTCGAAGCGCTCGCGTCGCCGCACGACACGCGCGTGCTGGGGCCGGCGATCATGCGCGAGATCGCGTATCGCGTGCTGACGGGCGCGCAGGGCGACGCGATCCGCGCGGCGCTCGTGCAGCAGCATCACTTCGGCCGCATCGCGAAGGCGCTGCGGCGCATCCATGCGGAGCTGAAGGCCGATCTCGACGTCGAGACGCTCGCGCGCGAGGCCGGGATGAGCCTCGCGGTGTTCCACGCGCAGTTCAAGCACGTGACGGCGACGTCGCCGATGCAGTACGTGAAGGCCGCGCGCCTGCATCAGGCGCGGCTGATGATGGTGCAGGACGGGGTCGGCGCCGGCACGGCCGCCGCGCGCGTCGGCTATGCGAGCGCGTCGCAGTTCAGCCGCGAGTTCAAGCGGCTGTTCGGCCGCAGCCCCGGTGACGAGGTGCGCTGGATGCGCGAAACCGGCAGCCGCCCGGCGGGCGCGACGTCGGCCAAGCCGGCCGCGGCGGACGTCGGCGCTTGA
- a CDS encoding NAD(P)-dependent alcohol dehydrogenase, protein MSTTYAYAATDSQSPLAPFEFQRRALRDLDVQIDVLYCGVCHSDLHQARNEWRNTIYPVVPGHEIVGRVTATGPQVSRFKVGELVGVGCLVDSCRTCPSCADGLEQYCENGFVGTYNGQDRVTGDVTYGGYSTQLVVDEAFVLRVPETLDPAGAAPLLCAGITTYSPLRQWNVGPGKKVGIVGLGGLGHMGVKLARAMGAHVVLFTTSPSKIDDGKRVGAHEVVISKDEAQMNAHLNSFDFILNTVAAQHDLNPFLNLLKRDGTMTLVGAPEHDHPSPQVFNLIFKRRRLAGSLIGGIAETQEMLDFCAEHGITSDIETIPMQQINEAYERMLKSDVKYRFVVDMASIKH, encoded by the coding sequence ATGAGCACCACCTACGCTTACGCGGCGACCGATTCGCAGTCGCCGCTCGCCCCGTTCGAATTCCAGCGTCGCGCGCTGCGCGATCTCGACGTCCAGATCGACGTCCTCTACTGCGGCGTCTGCCACTCGGACCTGCACCAGGCCCGCAACGAATGGCGCAACACGATCTATCCGGTCGTGCCGGGCCATGAAATCGTCGGCCGTGTGACCGCGACCGGCCCGCAGGTATCGCGCTTCAAGGTCGGCGAGCTGGTCGGCGTCGGCTGCCTCGTCGATTCGTGCCGCACCTGCCCGAGCTGCGCCGACGGCCTCGAGCAGTATTGCGAGAACGGCTTCGTCGGCACCTACAACGGCCAGGACCGCGTGACGGGCGACGTCACGTACGGCGGCTACTCGACGCAGCTCGTCGTCGACGAGGCGTTCGTGCTGCGCGTGCCCGAGACGCTCGATCCGGCCGGCGCCGCGCCGCTGCTGTGCGCGGGGATCACGACCTACTCGCCGCTGCGGCAGTGGAACGTCGGCCCTGGCAAGAAGGTCGGCATCGTCGGTCTCGGCGGCCTCGGCCACATGGGCGTGAAGCTGGCGCGCGCGATGGGCGCGCACGTCGTGCTGTTCACGACGTCGCCGTCGAAGATCGATGACGGCAAGCGCGTCGGCGCGCACGAAGTCGTGATCTCGAAGGACGAAGCGCAGATGAACGCGCACCTGAACAGCTTCGACTTCATCCTGAACACGGTCGCCGCACAGCACGACCTGAACCCGTTCCTGAACCTGCTGAAGCGCGACGGCACGATGACGCTCGTCGGCGCGCCGGAGCACGACCATCCGTCGCCGCAGGTGTTCAACCTGATCTTCAAGCGCCGCCGCCTCGCGGGCTCGCTGATCGGCGGGATCGCGGAAACGCAGGAAATGCTCGACTTCTGCGCGGAGCACGGGATCACGTCGGACATCGAAACGATTCCGATGCAGCAGATCAACGAGGCCTACGAGCGGATGCTGAAGAGCGACGTGAAGTACCGGTTCGTGGTGGACATGGCGTCGATCAAGCACTGA
- a CDS encoding exodeoxyribonuclease III, with the protein MMRVITANLNGIRSAAKKGFFDWLGEQNADCVCVQEIKVSADDLPVEFVEPHGFKSYFHHAEKKGYSGAGVYSRHEPDDVIIGFGSSEFDSEGRYVEARYGKLSVVSVYVPSGSSGDERQQAKYRFMDEFMPHLAQLKKKREVILCGDVNIVHKEIDIKNWKSNQKNSGCLPEEREWLTKLFDDVGYVDVFRTLDQRAEQYTWWSNRGQAYAKNVGWRIDYQIATPGVAGTAKSTSIFKDIKFSDHAPLTIDYDYKK; encoded by the coding sequence ATGATGCGAGTGATTACCGCCAACCTGAACGGCATCCGCTCTGCCGCGAAGAAGGGCTTCTTCGACTGGCTCGGCGAACAGAACGCCGATTGCGTGTGCGTGCAGGAAATCAAGGTATCGGCCGACGACCTGCCGGTCGAATTCGTCGAGCCGCACGGCTTCAAAAGCTACTTCCACCACGCCGAGAAGAAGGGCTATAGCGGCGCGGGCGTGTACAGCCGCCATGAGCCCGATGACGTGATCATCGGCTTCGGCAGCAGCGAATTCGATTCCGAGGGGCGCTACGTCGAGGCGCGCTACGGCAAGCTGTCGGTCGTGTCGGTGTACGTGCCGTCCGGCTCGAGCGGCGACGAGCGCCAGCAGGCGAAGTACCGCTTCATGGACGAATTCATGCCGCACCTCGCCCAGCTCAAGAAGAAGCGCGAGGTGATCCTGTGCGGCGACGTGAACATCGTCCACAAGGAAATCGACATCAAGAACTGGAAGAGCAACCAGAAGAATTCGGGCTGCCTGCCGGAAGAACGCGAGTGGCTCACGAAGCTGTTCGACGATGTCGGTTATGTCGACGTGTTCCGCACGCTAGACCAGCGCGCCGAGCAGTACACGTGGTGGAGCAACCGCGGCCAGGCGTATGCGAAGAACGTCGGGTGGCGGATCGACTACCAGATCGCGACGCCGGGCGTGGCCGGCACTGCGAAGAGCACGTCGATCTTCAAGGACATCAAGTTCAGCGATCACGCGCCGCTGACGATCGACTACGACTACAAGAAGTGA